The window GGAAAATCGAAAGAGCGGCATCGATCCGTAGGCCAAGGGTGGACAGAAGTACAATTGAGACTTATTATCACGAGACGTAATGAACACCATCGGAGGAAATATGAGCGACGACACCAACACCTGCAAGCAGTGGCTGAACGAAGTGAACTGGGACATGATCCATGAGGATGCCGTCACCCTGTACCTGGAATGGGGCAACAACAACTATCGCGACGCCATGCGTTCGCCGGTGACGACTTCCGGCGAGTATTCCGTGTATTTCGCCATCGACACCTGGGCCGCGCCCAAGGTCGTGCTCATGCGCATGGACAACTACGGCTCCACCATCCTGTGTTCCAAGAATATCCCGGACGACCTGGCCAAGCAGTTGCTCGACGATATCAAGGGCATCAAGGGCATTCTTGAGCTGACTCCGCCCATCAAGGAGTGGCTGATGAAGGAACTGGAAGCCTGATCTCTTCTTTATTTGAATGTGAAAAGGGCCGTTCCCACCGGGGGAGCGGCCCTTTTTGGTTTCGGATGCGTTTCCCCGTCCTTGCGGCTATTCCTCCTCGACCACGACGCCGTCGCAGGTGAAGGAGATTCCCTGCCCGGAGGCCGTGCCGATCATGACCGCCTGGATGATGGGGACGGCCGTCTTGGCGGCGGATTCCCATTTGACGGTGAAATTCGCGCCTGAGCCGCCGGAAGAGTCGCGTTCCGAAACGTAGACCTCCTTGGTGGACATGGGCGGGATGGAAACGGGCTGGGCGAAGTGGTCCTTCACCAGTGAGCCTTTGCTGTCAAAGTATTTGACCGAGGTGACGGTGATTGTCTGGTTGCGGTCCACGTTGCGGATGGAGAGCAGGGCGGACAGGTTGTACGGTTTGCCCTTGGGACCCTGGTAGATGTGGGAGTAGATGGGCACGTACACGGTTTGTCCGTTCGAGACGAAGAGCTTGCGTCCGGCGAAAGCGGGCAGGCTGAACACGGCCACGGCCAGGACGGCCGTGATCAGGCGAAGGGACGTTGTGCGCATGGCTTGGACTCCTTGGATATCCGATTTCAACTAGAATATGCCGGTTCGGGAGCGGATGGCAAGAGCTATGCGAAGGCGCGGACGATCAGTCCAAGGCCGAGCAGCCCGATGAGGGCGAAGACGATCTGCCGGAAAGCCGGTTCGGGAAGCCTGCGTCGGATTTTGCTGCCCGTGTAGATGCCCAGGAACACGGGAACCAGTCCCGCCGCCGACACGATGAGGGTTTCCGTCGAGACCAGGCCGAGCCGGTTGAGGCCCACGAGCATGATGACCGAGGACAGGGTGAAGGAGGTGTTGATGGCCTGGACGAGCTGGTCCTTGGTGATATCGAGGGACATGAGATAAGGCAGGATGGGCATGATCTGCGAGCCGGTCAGGCCGTTGACCGCGCCGGTGACGACGCCCACCGCGGTGTCGAGGAGCGGTGTCTGGCGCAGTTGCAGCACGCCGCCCCACAGTCCCCATCCTCCATAGAGGAACATGGCCGTGCCGAGGACCAGCCTGGGCACGGAACTGGAACTGCCGCCCAGAATCCACAACCCCAGGGCCAGGCCCGGCAGGGTGGCCAGGAGCATGAACCTGAACCGGCGCAGGATGGGGAGGAAGCCGCCCGCGTCGATCATGACCAGCGCGTTGGAAAGCACGGAGGGGATGATGACCAATGGAATGGCCTGCCGCATGTCGAGATAGGCGGCCATGATGCCCAGGCAACTGGTGGCGAAACCGAGCCCGGCGGTCCCCTTGAGGAAGGCTGCGAAGAAGAACGTGGCGAAGACGAGGGCGAGGGTGAGCGAGTCCATGCGGTTCGGCATACTCCTTGCGTCGGGCCGAGGCAACCACTTCCCCCTTTTCAGAGGGGCGACTCTGCGTTATGGCTGGGTGCAATTCAAGCTCAGCATCCGGAGAATCCGATGAAAATACCCGTAGGATATAGCTTCGCCGCCACGTCGGCGTCTTTCAAGAAACCCGGCAAACTGGATCTTGCAGCCATCGTCAGCCGGACTCCGGCCGTGGCCGCCGGGGTGTTCACCACCAACAAATTCAAGGCCGCGCCCGTGCTGCAATGCAAGGATATGTTGGCCGACCGCCGGAGGATGTCCGGTTTTCTTATCAATTCTGGCCAGGCCAACGCCTGCACGGGCGAGGAGGGACGCGCCAACTGCCGCGAGACCCTGAACCTTGTGGCCCGCGCGCTGGGCGTTCCCCCCGACGAGATGCTGCCCGCCTCCACCGGCGTCATCGGCGCGCAGTTCGACATGAAAAAGTGGGCCGACGCCATGCCCGCGCTGGCGCAAAGTTTCGGCAAGACCGACCCCGAGGACGCGGCCCGCGCGATTATGACCACGGACACGGTGCACAAGCTCGCCGAAAGCTCCTTCAAGCTCAATGGAGGCGAGGTGCGGCTGCTCGGCTTGTGCAAGGGCGCGGGCATGATCTCCCCGAACATGGCCACCATGCTTTGCTTCGTGGTTTGCGACGCGGACATTTCGGCCGAGGCGTGGCAGGTCATGCTGACCGACTGCGTGAACCTGACCATCAACCGGGTGACGGTGGACGGCGACATGTCCACCAACGACTGCGTCATGGCCCTGGCCAACGGCGAGTCCGAGGTGGCGATCGAGACCGAGGACGACTACGTCCTGCT of the Desulfovibrio sp. Fe33 genome contains:
- the argJ gene encoding bifunctional glutamate N-acetyltransferase/amino-acid acetyltransferase ArgJ — protein: MKIPVGYSFAATSASFKKPGKLDLAAIVSRTPAVAAGVFTTNKFKAAPVLQCKDMLADRRRMSGFLINSGQANACTGEEGRANCRETLNLVARALGVPPDEMLPASTGVIGAQFDMKKWADAMPALAQSFGKTDPEDAARAIMTTDTVHKLAESSFKLNGGEVRLLGLCKGAGMISPNMATMLCFVVCDADISAEAWQVMLTDCVNLTINRVTVDGDMSTNDCVMALANGESEVAIETEDDYVLLRKHLLSVLEELAYKIVMDAEGGTKVAFIEVSGAKNDADAEKVARAVGNSPLVKTALFGSDPNWGRIICAAGYSGADFKPEDLVLKIGGVLVFRNGAPEPGDMDDLLKPIMKERDIVIHINVGDGQGSSMLLASDLSKDYVSINADYRS
- a CDS encoding DUF3124 domain-containing protein, whose protein sequence is MRTTSLRLITAVLAVAVFSLPAFAGRKLFVSNGQTVYVPIYSHIYQGPKGKPYNLSALLSIRNVDRNQTITVTSVKYFDSKGSLVKDHFAQPVSIPPMSTKEVYVSERDSSGGSGANFTVKWESAAKTAVPIIQAVMIGTASGQGISFTCDGVVVEEE
- a CDS encoding DVU0772 family protein, coding for MSDDTNTCKQWLNEVNWDMIHEDAVTLYLEWGNNNYRDAMRSPVTTSGEYSVYFAIDTWAAPKVVLMRMDNYGSTILCSKNIPDDLAKQLLDDIKGIKGILELTPPIKEWLMKELEA
- a CDS encoding sulfite exporter TauE/SafE family protein; protein product: MDSLTLALVFATFFFAAFLKGTAGLGFATSCLGIMAAYLDMRQAIPLVIIPSVLSNALVMIDAGGFLPILRRFRFMLLATLPGLALGLWILGGSSSSVPRLVLGTAMFLYGGWGLWGGVLQLRQTPLLDTAVGVVTGAVNGLTGSQIMPILPYLMSLDITKDQLVQAINTSFTLSSVIMLVGLNRLGLVSTETLIVSAAGLVPVFLGIYTGSKIRRRLPEPAFRQIVFALIGLLGLGLIVRAFA